From one Lotus japonicus ecotype B-129 chromosome 3, LjGifu_v1.2 genomic stretch:
- the LOC130745427 gene encoding protein DETOXIFICATION 43-like isoform X1, with the protein MEENGISNNASKNNKWKLPLSVFFKDARLIFKMDSLAKEILGIAFPSALAVAADPIASLIDTAFIGHLGPVELAAAGVSIALFNQASRITIFPLVSITTSFVAEEDTIKKIKLAAEKQFSENMKAKSNEVMPDDHLLEDMEKGATKGNSETAKEKETLPASGDTKELRENNGDAGANSIISKSSSVISNGHKNVTKSEKKQKRQIASASTALLFGTVLGLLQAATLIFAAKPLLGAMGLKPGSPMLIPSMKYLRLRALGAPAVLLSLAMQGIFRGFKDTTTPLYVIVSGYALNVAMDPILIFRCNLGIRGAAISHVLSQYVMAFALFVILMKKVDLVPPSMKDLQIFRFLRNGGLLLARVIAVTFCVTLSASLAARLGATPMAAFQTCLQVWMTSSLLADGIAVAVQAILACSFAEKDYDKVTAAATRALQMSFVLGVGLSLLVGVGLFFGAGIFTKSVLVIHLIRTGIPFVAATQPINSLAFVFDGVNYGASDFAYSAYSLVIVSLASVATIFLLYRSEGFIGIWIALTIYMSLRMFAGIWRMGTGTGPWRFLRGQS; encoded by the exons ATGGAGGAGAATGGTATCTCAAACAATGCATCCAAGAACAATAAGTGGAAACTACCTCTCTCAGTTTTCTTCAAAGATGCAAG ACTTATTTTCAAGATGGATTCCCTTGCTAAAGAGATACTTGGGATTGCATTCCCATCTGCACTGGCTGTTGCTGCTGATCCCATTGCTTCTCTTATAGACACAGCATTCATAGGCCATTTGG GACCGGTGGAACTTGCTGCTGCTGGAGTTTCCATTGCTTTGTTCAATCAAGCTTCAAGGATTACCATATTCCCTCTGGTTAGTATTACAACTTCCTTTGTGGCTGAGGAAGatactattaaaaaaatcaagttaGCAGCAGAAAAGCAGTTCTCTGAGAACATGAAGGCCAAGTCCAACGAAGTAATGCCTGATGATCATTTGCTTGAAGACATGGAGAAAGGTGCAACCAAAGGGAACAGTGAAactgcaaaagaaaaagaaactttGCCTGCAAGTGGTGACACAAAGGAGTTAAGGGAAAATAATGGAGATG CAGGTGCCAATTCAATTATAAGCAAGTCTTCCTCTGTTATAAGTAATGGGCATAAGAATGTGACAAAATCTGAAAAGAAGCAGAAGAGACAAATTGCTTCAGCTTCAACAGCACTACTTTTTGGCACAGTCCTTGGCCTCCTTCAAGCTGCAACCCTCATATTTGCAGCCAAGCCTCTATTAGGTGCAATGGGTCTGAAACCT GGTTCTCCTATGCTAATCCCATCAATGAAGTACTTGAGATTGAGAGCCTTAGGTGCTCCTGCAGTGCTTCTTTCCCTAGCTATGCAAGGAATCTTCAGAGGGTTCAAGGACACAACAACTCCTCTATATGTCATTG TTTCCGGGTATGCATTGAATGTGGCTATGGACCCAATTCTTATATTTCGCTGCAACTTGGGCATCAGAGGTGCAGCCATTTCACATGTGCTCTCTCA GTATGTGATGGCATTTGCCTTATTTGTTATATTGATGAAAAAAGTGGATCTGGTACCCCCAAGCATGAAGGATTTGCAGATTTTCAGGTTTCTTAGAAATG GTGGTCTGCTATTGGCCAGAGTAATAGCAGTGACATTCTGTGTGACCTTGTCAGCCTCATTGGCAGCAAGGTTAGGTGCAACTCCTATGGCTGCATTCCAAACCTGCCTTCAGGTGTGGATGACATCATCACTTCTTGCTGATGGCATAGCCGTTGCTGTACAG GCAATTCTAGCCTGCTCCTTTGCTGAGAAAGACTATGACAAGGTAACAGCTGCTGCAACAAGGGCACTGcaaatgagttttgttttagGAGTGGGACTCTCTCTTTTAGTTGGAGTTGGACTCTTCTTTGGAGCTGGAATCTTTACCAAAAGTGTACTTGTTATTCACTTGATCAGAACAGGCATCCCG TTTGTAGCTGCTACACAACCAATCAATTCACTAGCCTTTGTCTTTGATGGTGTGAACTATGGGGCATCTGATTTTGCTTATTCTGCATACTCCTTG GTCATTGTGTCATTAGCAAGTGTTGCTACAATATTTCTTCTCTACAGGAGTGAAGGTTTTATTGGGATCTGGATTGCACTAACCATCTATATGAGCCTTCGCATGTTTGCTGGTATATGGAG GATGGGAACAGGAACAGGACCTTGGCGTTTTCTCAGAGGCCAATCATAG
- the LOC130745427 gene encoding protein DETOXIFICATION 43-like isoform X2 produces MEENGISNNASKNNKWKLPLSVFFKDARLIFKMDSLAKEILGIAFPSALAVAADPIASLIDTAFIGHLGPVELAAAGVSIALFNQASRITIFPLVSITTSFVAEEDTIKKIKLAAEKQFSENMKAKSNEVMPDDHLLEDMEKGATKGNSETAKEKETLPASGDTKELRENNGDGANSIISKSSSVISNGHKNVTKSEKKQKRQIASASTALLFGTVLGLLQAATLIFAAKPLLGAMGLKPGSPMLIPSMKYLRLRALGAPAVLLSLAMQGIFRGFKDTTTPLYVIVSGYALNVAMDPILIFRCNLGIRGAAISHVLSQYVMAFALFVILMKKVDLVPPSMKDLQIFRFLRNGGLLLARVIAVTFCVTLSASLAARLGATPMAAFQTCLQVWMTSSLLADGIAVAVQAILACSFAEKDYDKVTAAATRALQMSFVLGVGLSLLVGVGLFFGAGIFTKSVLVIHLIRTGIPFVAATQPINSLAFVFDGVNYGASDFAYSAYSLVIVSLASVATIFLLYRSEGFIGIWIALTIYMSLRMFAGIWRMGTGTGPWRFLRGQS; encoded by the exons ATGGAGGAGAATGGTATCTCAAACAATGCATCCAAGAACAATAAGTGGAAACTACCTCTCTCAGTTTTCTTCAAAGATGCAAG ACTTATTTTCAAGATGGATTCCCTTGCTAAAGAGATACTTGGGATTGCATTCCCATCTGCACTGGCTGTTGCTGCTGATCCCATTGCTTCTCTTATAGACACAGCATTCATAGGCCATTTGG GACCGGTGGAACTTGCTGCTGCTGGAGTTTCCATTGCTTTGTTCAATCAAGCTTCAAGGATTACCATATTCCCTCTGGTTAGTATTACAACTTCCTTTGTGGCTGAGGAAGatactattaaaaaaatcaagttaGCAGCAGAAAAGCAGTTCTCTGAGAACATGAAGGCCAAGTCCAACGAAGTAATGCCTGATGATCATTTGCTTGAAGACATGGAGAAAGGTGCAACCAAAGGGAACAGTGAAactgcaaaagaaaaagaaactttGCCTGCAAGTGGTGACACAAAGGAGTTAAGGGAAAATAATGGAGATG GTGCCAATTCAATTATAAGCAAGTCTTCCTCTGTTATAAGTAATGGGCATAAGAATGTGACAAAATCTGAAAAGAAGCAGAAGAGACAAATTGCTTCAGCTTCAACAGCACTACTTTTTGGCACAGTCCTTGGCCTCCTTCAAGCTGCAACCCTCATATTTGCAGCCAAGCCTCTATTAGGTGCAATGGGTCTGAAACCT GGTTCTCCTATGCTAATCCCATCAATGAAGTACTTGAGATTGAGAGCCTTAGGTGCTCCTGCAGTGCTTCTTTCCCTAGCTATGCAAGGAATCTTCAGAGGGTTCAAGGACACAACAACTCCTCTATATGTCATTG TTTCCGGGTATGCATTGAATGTGGCTATGGACCCAATTCTTATATTTCGCTGCAACTTGGGCATCAGAGGTGCAGCCATTTCACATGTGCTCTCTCA GTATGTGATGGCATTTGCCTTATTTGTTATATTGATGAAAAAAGTGGATCTGGTACCCCCAAGCATGAAGGATTTGCAGATTTTCAGGTTTCTTAGAAATG GTGGTCTGCTATTGGCCAGAGTAATAGCAGTGACATTCTGTGTGACCTTGTCAGCCTCATTGGCAGCAAGGTTAGGTGCAACTCCTATGGCTGCATTCCAAACCTGCCTTCAGGTGTGGATGACATCATCACTTCTTGCTGATGGCATAGCCGTTGCTGTACAG GCAATTCTAGCCTGCTCCTTTGCTGAGAAAGACTATGACAAGGTAACAGCTGCTGCAACAAGGGCACTGcaaatgagttttgttttagGAGTGGGACTCTCTCTTTTAGTTGGAGTTGGACTCTTCTTTGGAGCTGGAATCTTTACCAAAAGTGTACTTGTTATTCACTTGATCAGAACAGGCATCCCG TTTGTAGCTGCTACACAACCAATCAATTCACTAGCCTTTGTCTTTGATGGTGTGAACTATGGGGCATCTGATTTTGCTTATTCTGCATACTCCTTG GTCATTGTGTCATTAGCAAGTGTTGCTACAATATTTCTTCTCTACAGGAGTGAAGGTTTTATTGGGATCTGGATTGCACTAACCATCTATATGAGCCTTCGCATGTTTGCTGGTATATGGAG GATGGGAACAGGAACAGGACCTTGGCGTTTTCTCAGAGGCCAATCATAG